One segment of Clavelina lepadiformis chromosome 2, kaClaLepa1.1, whole genome shotgun sequence DNA contains the following:
- the LOC143446996 gene encoding stabilizer of axonemal microtubules 3-like — protein sequence MDDQHTELTDKTSHHLNSTSTGRGHYYSKGYYFPPSSFRRTIYDELPPVLTTQDQVIPEDQLINQFHTTTGTVHDSKCIGGVLSNSCYQKAPGSWKVHYVKDNREKLKVKESRNPLTMGVQSSEMKAKYTLNEGCQFKDKIKAGLQPFVLSQHHKKGPSQKVLASTQNEAFPSKSFFIRDKGCLNLNDIYQSSSQRAYRSYKKEELFGCSKNDVPTYWECEEYPKAWGYGSKENPLPKNSIRRDPLPMIDSTWFSTKSKIPRIPKSMEPVPHQGLTTLMRDSFTSPSDVKVKEIFSCPVDTPWVIARPGKKEAISVPHMYRTEYTMYGSDRPVTVT from the exons ATGGACGATCAACATACAGAACTTACTGACAAGACATCACACCATTTGAATTCTACCAGCACTGGTCGAGGGCATTACTATTCAAAGGGTTATTACTTTCCTCCCTCCAGTTTTAGG AGGACTATATATGATGAATTGCCACCAGTTTTAACTACACAAGATCAAGTCATTCCGGAAGATCAGCTAATCAATCAATTTCATACAACAACTGGCACAGTTCATGATTCCAAATGTATTGGTGGTGTATTGTCAAATTCATGTTATCAAAAAGCTCCTGGCTCATGGAAAGTACACTATGTaaaagataacagagaaaag CTGAAGGTCAAAGAATCACGCAACCCATTAACGATGGGTGTTCAGTCTTCTGAAATGAAGGCTAAGTATACCTTAAACGAAGGATGTCAgtttaaagataaaattaaagctGGACTTCAGCCATTTGTTTTATCACAACATCATAAAAAAGGTCCATCTCAAAAGGTTCTCGCATCTACACAAAATGAAGCATTTCcatcaaaatcatttttcatACGTGATAAGGGGTGTCTAAACCTCAATGATATATATCAAAGTTCTTCCCAAAGAGCTTATAGATCATATAAAAA AGAGGAACTGTTTGGTTGTTCAAAGAATGATGTGCCTACATACTGGGAATGTGAAGAATATCCTAAAGCATGGGGTTATGGTTCAAAAGAAAACCCATTACCAAAAAACTCAATTCGTCGTGACCCACTGCCTATGATTGATTCAACAtggttttcaacaaaatcaaaaattccAAGAATACCCAAATCTATGGAACCTGTCCCACATCAAG GCCTAACCACATTGATGAGAGATTCATTTACTTCGCCATCAGACGTAAAAgtgaaagaaatattttcatgccCGGTAGATACTCCATGGGTTATAGCAAGACCTGGTAAAAAAGAAGCTATTTCAGTGCCTCATATGTACCGAACGGAATACACTATGTATGGTAGTGACAGACCTGTTACTGTCACTTAA